CCGGCCAGCCATCGGACAGCGAATACGTTTCCGTCGGCACGTTCGCCGACCGCGCCGAGGCCGAAAGGCTCGCCGCCGCACTCATGCCACTGGGTATCGCCTCGATCGAGCAGGGCAGGGACGGGTCGCAGACCTGGTATTCAGTCACCGCGCGTCCGAAATCGGCCAAGGCGATCGACGACCTGCTGCGCACCGCCTGGAACGAGGGCGCTTCGGACGCCTTCATCGTCCGCAACTGACCGCCGCGGCGCGCTCGTCACACATTCTTCCTTCTTTCCGGCTTTCTGCCTTCGCGCGACATCTTTAGGATCGGTGTCGGGGACAGGTGGAGGGAACGTGGTTACATACAGCTTTGCGCGCGGCCTTTCGGCGGCCATGGCCGTCGCCATTTCGCTTGGCTTTTCCGCCGGCGCCGCCGTCGCGCAGTTCGAGACGAAAGCCGCGCGCGTCTACATGATCGACGCCGAGACGGGCACGACCCTTTATGCCAAAGATCCGGACGCGGTCTTTCCGCCGGCTTCGCTCGCCAAGCTGATGACGATGGAAGTCGTCTTCGACGCACTCAAATCCGGCCGCTTCAGCCCCGAGACGACATTCCAGGTCAGCGAACATGCCTGGCGCACCGGCGGCGCGCCCTCGAGGACAGCGACGATGTTCGCGGCGGTCAAGTCCTTCGTGCCGCTGGGCGACCTGATCCAGGGCGCGACAGTGATTACCGCCAACGATGCCTGCATCGTTATGGCGGAAGGGATTTCCGGTTCGGAGGCGGGCTTCACCGAACTGATGAACGAGAGGGCGCGGCAGCTCGGGCTGGCGAAGTCCGTCTTCGTCAATCCGACCGGTCTTCCGGCAGACGGCCAGTCGGTCACCGTGCGCGACCTCGTCACGCTCGCGCGCCATATCTGGCAGGCCTATCCGGAGTTCTATCCGCTGTATGCGCAGCCCGAATACAAGTGGAACAAGATCAACCAGCAGAACCGCAACCCGTTGATCAAGCTTGGGATCGGCGCCGACGGGCTCGCCACCGGCTTCGCCGAGGGAGCGGGCTTCGGCATCGTCGCCTCGGCGGCGGGCGACGGCAAGCGGCTCTTCCTCGCCATGAGCGGCATGTCGAGCGACAAGGAGCGTGTGGACGAGTCGCGCAAGCTGATCGAATGGGGCATGCGCGCCTTCCGCAGGATCGACATCTTCGCGGCGGACGAGACAGTGGGCGAGGCAAGGACATATGGCGGCGAGAAGGCGCGCGTCAGGCTTTCCGCGCATGGCCCCGTCTCCATGCTCGTACCGGCCGAGAATCGCGACAAGGTCATCGCGCGCATCGTCTACGAAGGGCCGGTCGAAGCTCCGATCGAAGCAGGCCAGCCGGTCGGCAAGCTTAAAGTGTGGGTCGGCGACATGCTGACCCAGGAGACGCCGCTCTACGCCGCCGAATCGGTGGGCGTCGGCTCGCTGTGGCAGCGCACGCTCGACGCGCTCGAGGAGTTGGCGATCGGCTGGCTGCGCTGATGCCGGTGGACCTTTGGGGCCGGGGCGAATAAACGCTTGGGCTGTTATCCGGCACGACGGTGGATTCTTGGCGCGCGGACTTTTCGTGACATTCGAAGGCGGTGAGGGCGCCGGCAAGTCGACGCAGATCGTGCGGCTGGCCGAGGTGCTGCGCGCCGAGGGGAGGGACGTTCTGGTGACGCGCGAGCCGGGCGGCTCTCCCGGCGCGGAAGCGGTTCGCCACGTGCTGCTGTCAGGTGCGGCCGAGACCTTCGGCCCGGCGATGGAGGCGATCCTGTTCGCCGCAGCGCGCTCCGACCATGTCGAGCAGGTGATCCGACCCGCCGTCGAGAAGGGCATGATCGTGCTCTGCGACCGCTTTCTCGATTCCTCGCGGGTCTATCAGGGCGTGACGGGCAATCTCGACGCCGGCTTCATGCGCGCGCTGGAAGCGGTCGCGATCAACGGGATGATGCCCGACCTGACGGTGATCCTCGACCTCGATCCGGCGCTCGGGCTGGCGCGAGCGGCGGCGCGGCGCGGCAACGAGACGGCCGACCGGTTCGAGAAGGAGACGCTCGACATCCACGAGCGGCGCAGGCGGGGCTTCCTGGACATCGCCGCGCGCGAACCGGAACGCTGCGTCGTGGTCGACGCATCCGCGCCCGCCGATCGTGTGGCCGCCGACATTGAACGCGCAGTCCGCGCGCGCCTGATCGGAAAGGAAGCGGCGCAGGCAAGGCTGCAAGGGCAGGGCGCATGAGCGAGCGCCTCGCGCCTGAACAGGCCGACAGCCTGCCCGACGTGCCGGAACCGGCGGAGAATCCGTATCTGTTCGGCCATGCCGAGCATGCGGCTCATGTCGCCAGCGCGTACCGCACCGGCAAGCTGCATCATGCCCTACTGCTGACCGGACCGAAGGGCATCGGCAAGGCGACCTTTGCCTTCCACATCGCGCATCACCTCCTGTCGCATCCGCGCGGCGAGGATGCGCCTGAGACGTTCGGCCGGCCTGATCCGTCAAGCGCGCTCTCGCGGCAAGTGGCGAGCGGCGCGCATCCGGCGGTGCTGCATCTGACGCGGCCCTATGACGAGCGGGCGAAGAAGTTCAAGAGCGCCATCACCGTCGACGAAGTGCGCCGTGTCGGCCGCTTCCTGTCGCTGCGGGCGCATGACGACAGCTACCGTGTCGTGATCGTCGATCCGGCCGACGAGATGAACCGCAACGCGGCGAACGCGCTGCTAAAAAGCCTGGAGGAGCCGCCGGCCCGCGCCATCTTCCTGCTGGTCTCGCATTCGCCGGGAGGCCTGCTGCCGACCATTCGCTCTCGCTGCCAGGTGCTGCGGCTCGCGCCGCTGTCCGAGGCGGAGATCGGCTCGGTGCTCAATTCGTTCGGCACCGGCCTGCCGGACGCACCGGAGGCGCGCCGCGCGCTGCTCGACCGCGCCGGCGGCAGCGCCAGGCAGGCGATCCTGCTTGCCGAGCACGGCGGCTTCGACATCACCGAGGCGGCCGACCAGTTCGTCGGCAAGGCAAGGCGCGACCCGCTGGACGCCTACAAGCTGGCCGATGTCGTGACAGGCCGCGACCAGA
The Mesorhizobium australicum genome window above contains:
- a CDS encoding D-alanyl-D-alanine carboxypeptidase family protein, whose amino-acid sequence is MAVAISLGFSAGAAVAQFETKAARVYMIDAETGTTLYAKDPDAVFPPASLAKLMTMEVVFDALKSGRFSPETTFQVSEHAWRTGGAPSRTATMFAAVKSFVPLGDLIQGATVITANDACIVMAEGISGSEAGFTELMNERARQLGLAKSVFVNPTGLPADGQSVTVRDLVTLARHIWQAYPEFYPLYAQPEYKWNKINQQNRNPLIKLGIGADGLATGFAEGAGFGIVASAAGDGKRLFLAMSGMSSDKERVDESRKLIEWGMRAFRRIDIFAADETVGEARTYGGEKARVRLSAHGPVSMLVPAENRDKVIARIVYEGPVEAPIEAGQPVGKLKVWVGDMLTQETPLYAAESVGVGSLWQRTLDALEELAIGWLR
- a CDS encoding DNA polymerase III subunit delta', which gives rise to MSERLAPEQADSLPDVPEPAENPYLFGHAEHAAHVASAYRTGKLHHALLLTGPKGIGKATFAFHIAHHLLSHPRGEDAPETFGRPDPSSALSRQVASGAHPAVLHLTRPYDERAKKFKSAITVDEVRRVGRFLSLRAHDDSYRVVIVDPADEMNRNAANALLKSLEEPPARAIFLLVSHSPGGLLPTIRSRCQVLRLAPLSEAEIGSVLNSFGTGLPDAPEARRALLDRAGGSARQAILLAEHGGFDITEAADQFVGKARRDPLDAYKLADVVTGRDQTVTFEILNDHLLEKVARAAADAAAQGEGRRAARLAELWDEANATIRETDTYNLDKRQHVVGLLNRIGEALSR
- the tmk gene encoding dTMP kinase, which translates into the protein MARGLFVTFEGGEGAGKSTQIVRLAEVLRAEGRDVLVTREPGGSPGAEAVRHVLLSGAAETFGPAMEAILFAAARSDHVEQVIRPAVEKGMIVLCDRFLDSSRVYQGVTGNLDAGFMRALEAVAINGMMPDLTVILDLDPALGLARAAARRGNETADRFEKETLDIHERRRRGFLDIAAREPERCVVVDASAPADRVAADIERAVRARLIGKEAAQARLQGQGA